The DNA segment TTCTACGTTCTTACAATCAACTTTGATTCAAAATCTGAAACTTTTTTTGGAAACAATGCCTAGACGTGAACTAAGTGCGGATGAAACTAAtgaagcccgtttgtaacagccgagaattctctaccaaattgtggtaagaaaacggcagagattatacTGTATGAAACTGAActgtgaattctaccgaaactgcgtatgtaacggtaaagaattcacggcgcatgaattctcgagtaaattctctagagaattctgggctgttgcaaacgggactagtagaagaaaaatcaaaaatatggaGCTCACTTTGTGGAgcatattttcaatgataaAATCAAGCGCCCTTGTTAAAAATGGTGTGGATGTTAGTGAATATTTTAAGGTAATGGcatatttaaaaaggaaaagtGAGGAATATCGtccgaaaaaatcaaaaattctcaCTCATGAACAAGTTGAAAAGTTTATAAATGAGGCACCAGCTGAGCACAgataattttccaaaaaaaaaaatctttcttgaaaatttctgtacgcctgtaaagaagatacaaagaccttgTAAAAAAAGTACCATATGACctactttccctattcaaaaaatttagagggttgatggagaaggcacagggtgcaacaaaaatccttcaaaaacttggtaaaagtgaaacaaaaatttacctatttcaggattttgttgccaaatatttttcttctgagaaaatgaatttgttccataattttaaCGCGCACTTTATTAAGCATTAATAAATTAACATGATAAACCTgaaagaaattttgtttttccaaaggTCTCATTAATCAAAATGGCAAGTTTCTTTTTACCCAGGCCGAATTGgataaaatggtaaagaaataagtgtttttttttactccAACAACCTACTGTTTAaccaaaatatacagggtggtccaacgaaaacttaacacctcgatcactaatacttttttggacaaatgctaaatacctttgaaatgtgtaggatatgaataaaattctcaagATGAAATCCACATTGCCTCTTTCACAATattcgctgttatttcattatcgatggatattttgaagcgaaattttagcGTGGTTGAAGAAGGCGAAAAAAAGCGGGAATGTTTTCCCCCTCGAATCATAAATTGACCGGTCCGAgcgatttttcacatttttattttgaagtcaGGAAATCGTGGTGTTAAGTTTTCTTAAGGGTTCAAATCAACATCTTACCTGATCAATGGTATAACAACATCAGAAAATTGTTTTTCCACCAAATGAATAATGCTGTTTGCATGATGGACAactgtaaaaaaataaatagttGGTGGAGATCGTGAACCTTCTACAACAGGCACAGACTGAAGTCCAAGTTCTAAGGCATAATCAACATGTTCAATCAACAAGGAATTCATCAGTTTATCTAATATCTGGGAAGCGTTGTTTGCTTTATCTTCCGCTCTGGacaactgaaatgaaaatatagaaGTAAATTTTCAATAGATCTTACacgaaaacatgaaaaataattcatccATTCATGTCCTTTAGTCCAGACCCGTAAGGAAGGAATAGCTAAAATAATTGGTTTAGTGGGAAAATTTCGTTTATGATGTTATCATTTGTTAAATTGTTCCTACTTACGTTAAGGATAATCATTTTGTTACTTCATAATTATGTTTTGCATGGAGGAGAAATCAcataataatttcaataaaaaaggaaGCTGTTACAAATatcttttcgaaaattatgaCCCAATTCCAGGTCAGCAAGCTCTGCCAGGAGTCCATTGTGTATGTTATCCCTGGTCCACATGTTAAGGAGATTAGGATATGTTAGATTCGGTATGGACAGCATTACTAAATCCATCCGAACGCTTTTCAACGGTTCGATGGCGTTGGTATGCGTTTGGTCGAGACACAGTACATCAAAGGACTGTTTTATTGAGAAAGATGTATTTTAAGATAATAATTTCCTAGTGTCGAAAGTATCACCGAACCTCATCCAACGGTTTCCGCCTTACATCCGAATACAATGCTTCAAATCTTTGTATAGATTTTACTTTTGAGCTTTGATCTCTACGCGGCATGAGATGAcaatcaattcaagaaaattttagCTATGAACTATAATATTTTTGTAGATTTGCATTCACTAGTAAGGAGTATTCGATAGCTCTTCAGGATGGGTTTCTATGAAGTTATGATTTGTATTAAGCCTAGAcaaattaggttaggttaggtcccCGTGCGATGGTCATCACCTTATCGTGGTGTACGGGCTTAAGTAGTTGTGAGGAATCTTAGGAATTTGTTCTTGAGAGGAGCAACGAAACCAAGAACGACCAAAAACCAGAAGTAACGGATTCGGGGCAAACCCAAAGAGTAatgataagaattaattcagatgcataccacccgctgatatgaatatcaacaagtgttactatctgaattgaactagccaatttgccttcgtcagggccctaaatggagtacgctccatcgaagaaaagccgATGCTGTCCATGGTTTCGGTCATTTGATCTCGTCAGATCAACGAagctttttctccgatggagaacgtttggaattgatggactcttattcaatactggcaagcgctacagtcacacagagcgccacccagtattaaacgatatccgattcaatcccctctaGATCCTTTCTCAGACTTCTCAGTTCGTTACACGCATGTTGTTCCAAAGCAAATCGGCCTActgaattagaggaaatatgggacataagctattgtcttcgtctgggtttctatctggaggggattgaatcggatatcgtttcatactgggtggcgctctgtgtAACTgaatagtactcagtagcgcttgccagtattgaataagggtccatcaattccaaacgttctccatcggaaaaaaaagctatgttgctttgatgaggtcaaatgagaccgaaaccatggtcagcatctacttttctttgatggagcgtactccatttagggccctgacgaaggcaaattggctagttcaattcagatagtaactcttgttgatattcatgtcagcgggtggtatgcatctgaattaattcttattattgtattcattgtatcactgtttaggcgtgatccttTTCATGTCAAAGGGTAATGTTAGTACTTCACAACACTGTAACACACTAAGTCCAAAGAGAAGAAACAAGGAGGACCAACAGGAAGAACTAAGACTCAACTGGCCACCTATGGACATGGACATGGAACAGACCCAAGGAAGAACTAACAAGAAAAGGCTTCGGGTGATGATGAGGGGGTGGATGAAAAGGTGTGAGATCTGTAGTGATCTCCAATTCCCTAGTTGGGCATGTTCCCATAGCTCCAGTGATACAAACACTGGCTAACCTTTCATTATATCGAGGGCTCTCTCATACTCTTCTGACTTATCttggcataacagtcattatcaGTCTTGCAATCATGACTTACAGCCATTGCAGATTTTTGGGTTACATCCCCAACTGTAACCTGCCTGACTTCTGCATTTCATCAATATCTTTGTTGCTTTGCTAACAGTAACCTCAATATGTTTGTTGTTGTTAATTAAGGCAATTGCTTGCATATATTGACCGAGAAGTGACTATATAGATATACATTTCCGCTACCGATCGAAAGCTAAACTCTTTGGCTTCCTATATTCAAAATAGTTGTAGACATTGTACTTCATGTATTATTCCAACAATTTCATGCACTGTAATTAATTCTTACCAATTCACACCTTTGAAACGCATTTTTCGTGTCTTGCAGTATTGTGATAGCCAACTCTTCAGAAAGAAATGTTTCACCACCATAATTTTCGATTTGCACTATATTAATATTAGTTCTGGTACCAATCACAGCCTGTATATCTCTCCTTAAATCTTGGAATCTTTTGATGAATCAAGATTAGGtataaaatctcaaaaactataaTACTTCTTACCCTCCAGACTGTAATGGTTTCTTTTGATGATGCTTGGattcataatatttttgaagattTGCACTGTTTCGTTCTCGTAGACATTTCAGCTCAAGACTATCGAAACATTGATTTTATATTGAAAAGGTTATGAAAAAGACAATTTGAGATTTTTGACATACTTACTTGATATAATTATCAACATATTTATTGAATATGTTGCTGGTCAACTTTTCTAAATAATTACTATCAGTTCCAAAGTTGAAAACAGATAATTCACTGGATAACTGGTTGGtcctgaaattgaaaatttaaatactgtgaaaacaaaatatatattcttcACTTACTTGAGATACAAATCATATAAATTACATAAGTAAGCATATGAATCAGTGGCGCCATCCAGATTTTTTGCAATGTATTCAGCAATTTTCAGCTGATAGATATTCAAGACAAATTTTGCCATAACCTGTTCTGGATTGACGAatactttttttatgatttcctcaCTATTCTcacataatttgaaaatatatgtGAACACATCATTTGTTGAGAGGCAACCCTACAAAAAATCGTAGAAGTTCAGAATTAAATTGAAAGAATTCTATTTGAAGCCAATTTTGTGATCATGTACCATTTTAATGTACCTATTTGTACTCTGCTCAAAATGttgtaacttttttttattttattcaaattattgaatggaCTATGCTAAACTCCTCTATCTATAGGCAGACATCAGATTCGAGTCTTCCAGAGAAATTATGACTTATCTAAGCAGATCTCTTGGGACACTactaatacactgcgcaaaaaaatttcaattttaatgaaagttaactctacattgactttataacttattttttatgttctctcgggaaggttttgaacgaaacaagacacattaaatggaagaaaaattcaggatttcaccgaatcttatgtgaaagaagagaaatgaacaattttcaaaatactgaaaagtgatttaatacttggtatttccaccccttgcgttaattacagctcggcaacgacggttcatactcaaaatgagtgatcttaaaatgttctgatctaatccttcccagatttctccgagttggattcctaagtcattaagagtagctggatgattttctgaacttctcagccttctattgaggttgtcccaaacctgctcaatcggattgagatctggacttcttgctggccattccattcgagagacttcaacctattcaaggtactcctgaatgatgcgcgcacgatggagtttcgcattatcgtccataaaaatgaaattttcaccaatgtatggggcaaatggcactacatgctcttcaagaatgttcctcatatacttatcagcattcacagctccattatcaacgaccactagttctgtgcgagcagtcaaagatattccaccccataccataatcgatccacctccgaaaccagtagtattcaggaaattgcactgagcatatctttcatgtggacgtctgtatacaagggaacgtcgaacacaatggtagaggcagaatctagactcatctgtgaagagaactctttcccaatcggcctcttcccaatggatatgctctctcgcaaaatccaaacgggctcttcgatgggctggggtaagagctgggcctcttgccgcgacacgaggccttaaatcatattctctgaggcgatttcttattgtctgagtgctaatttgcacctcatgagtttgctcaaaccgaatttgaaggaggcgagcggttgcaaaccgttgtctcaacgaagaaactctcaagtaacgttcttgaatggcagttgttacccgtggtctatcctgtcctggtcttcggacattcatacctgtctccctgaatcgctgcaacattctggacacacttgtatgggaaactccaaacctttctgcaattcttgtgtatatccatccttcttctcgcaaaactaccgcttgggcacattcctcttgggtcaaattgcgtgtttcgcgttgcagagcgatcgagtgtagaaaatcaaacgaaagaaaaactattgatcactagaattgatcgagaacaactgattttagaatggagccattacattcaaaatctgataatatcatctttttttattcctgctgggaaaaaacgtctgtattgaagaaaaccgttgaaagtggataacatatgcatgcataattctgataaaaataattatcattgagaacaccttcagttgtagaataaatttgagatttccataatgtgcgtaaatttttttgcgcagtgtatatagggtgtttcaatCAGTGTCCACTAGAAGTATGTATTTCAAGAACTCAATAAGATTTTTACTGAAAATTTGTGGCCAGAAATAAGGAAATACTACCGTCTCAATGGTTGAGCCAAACTTTGTTACTTCAAATGGCACATCCTATATTACATTTTTGTATTCTACACAAAATTTGTATCTGAACTTTCCCATACCCAAACCTCAAGGTTCTGGAGATATTAATTCATTTGTCTCCGATTTGACATGAAGGTGTAGTTAGATAGAGACTTTAGCATCCCATTTGATGGTCTATTAAAATATAGGGTGTGGTAGACAAGTAAAATCAAGAGTGTAATCTCTGAGAGAAGCGCTATTTTTCGACTATGTCTGTAGGAAGTCATTACAATTCTGTATCTTTACATCAAATTTCAGTGCAATCAGAAATATCACTGAAAGGAGAATATCCCAGTAGAAAAGATCGCAGTCATTCATTATGATACactaattttaagaaaaaatctcATTCCATTCTCAAAATCCTTTTAGTGAACACTTTGTATATGGTTATCAACAAAAGATCATTGCAGAAAGCTTGTATTAGAGGATGAACCACCTAAGTtgatttaattgattttttatcGTAAGCAATAAATGAAATTTCTTATTCTGCACCCACACTGGTCTAGATCAGATTTTGTGAAGATATACTTACCTCTTGACTCTGTTCAATAAAAGCATCAATGCAGTGTGTGTAATTTTTGAAATCCGAAAGTACTGCAGCTATTTCTTGCATTCTTTTCAGATTTCCCACTCTCTGTTCGTTCACAAATTCCTCAATGAGAGTTCTTTCAATTTCATCATATTTCCTCTCTATTTTTCTTTTCACACCATCAAATCTGAAACAATATAATGTAAGAATGGAAGAAGATTATGACAACTCAATGGATAACACTCTTACTTAGGAGATGGTAAATCTTGTGATATCAGGTATAATTTCTGAATAATATCTGCTGCATCATCGATCTAAAAAAATAGATTCTGATATGATTCAGTAGTTtataaattcttcaatataccCTTTTTGGATCTGTGAAGAGAAAGGAAGTTAGAGGTCCTGTTGATATAAATTCACTCAAGTGTGTCATTAATCTCTGTGCTTCTACCACACGTGCTCTAGGTCCATTGACACTATCTAACTGATCTCCCAAATGCAAAACTTTGGTAGCTAcatgattgatttttccatCTAACTCTTGAAAATGACTTATTGTTTGCTAGAAAGTAACGTATATGTTTCACATCAGTTTTCAAATTATAGGGGGAAACACACTTTATTCTGTTCAAGGAAACCTTgcaccttcttacaaaaaatttcttcatcctcCTTAACTACAGCTTCCAAACGTTCACACTTCTTCTGCTGTCTTTCTTGAAGTAATGTCAAGTCTCTGTTTGAATTAATTATATTAAaggaaaattttgttgaatataatatgACAAATCTCACTTAATAGCTTGTATAAAAGATTCATGTAGCAACGAAGCATTGAAATCTCCCTTTCCGTCTTGCTTTATTTCCGCAATAGTTCTCCAAGCCAGGCATTCAACAAATTCTTTGGCATCGAAGGGTTCCTGATATGTAAGAGAGGTTCGATAAtacaaactcaaaaaaaaataaatgggtatttaacCTGCTCCAGCTCCTTTATATATTGCTGCATCATATTGATAATcaattaattattattcatttatattcAAAAGAAAGGCAATTATAATAATTGCACAAAATATATGGGATAAGTAGCAAATATATTATCAATCTTTGATAAGTAGCAGATTTTCTAAATAAATCAGATCAGAAAATTCAGAAATCAGCTGTTTCTGTTTGGCAACACATCTGtttttgacatttcatgagcCCAGAGCCCACAGAAAACTCTTTAGCCATATTTTAGCGATTAAGcgtcgatgtcttaaagcgtgacgtcattaattttgtagTCGCAAAAAGCGCTGATGGTTAAGTCATCTGTCATTGTCATTAGACACCGAATCGAATTGTGATCAATTTCGGTTCTTTGGCcattatttaaaaaatatttatgtattctaaatgataatacaGAAAGTGTATTGGCAGTAAAAGTACTCTTCCCTAGtagaaattcaaatcaaattctttACCTCTTTCCGCATTTTTATTCGCAGAACGTTGAAGTGTGAATTTCATCCGTAAATGGATATccgaaatataatcgaaaattgCTCTCAAAAATGAGTAACTGCCATTTCACAATGATGTAAATGGTAATGGTAATGTTAAAAGTGAGCTACGAtgttaacgcttaaataataataaattcgagaaatatttatcattatcagagacaacaGTCTCTGTCATTATCATTTACATTACGCTTGACATTAACATTGATGTGAACAGTATCGTAGTAgctctattatttattattattcaagcgtttacattgtagctcaccgttaacattaccataaccattaacatcattgtgaattggcagtaaGGGGTTCGAAAATTGGTGTACCTATTCATGAAGTCCTGAAGCACGATATTCGGAGAGATTTTTTATTTGCAAACTTTTTGGTAGGGGGTAGGGTGAATATCACCCTCATTCctcggaaaaggcaaaaaatcGAAACTTggtctgaaaaataaataaagggtttgaaattcggtgtacaTATTCATTAATGCCCTAAACATTGCCCTAAAAccctttttcatttgcagaatCCCaagaataaattgaaaataactcttagaaatgaataaagggtttgaaatt comes from the Coccinella septempunctata chromosome 2, icCocSept1.1, whole genome shotgun sequence genome and includes:
- the LOC123306556 gene encoding exocyst complex component 5; this encodes MMQQYIKELEQEPFDAKEFVECLAWRTIAEIKQDGKGDFNASLLHESFIQAIKDLTLLQERQQKKCERLEAVVKEDEEIFCKKVQGFLEQNKQTISHFQELDGKINHVATKVLHLGDQLDSVNGPRARVVEAQRLMTHLSEFISTGPLTSFLFTDPKRIDDAADIIQKLYLISQDLPSPKFDGVKRKIERKYDEIERTLIEEFVNEQRVGNLKRMQEIAAVLSDFKNYTHCIDAFIEQSQEGCLSTNDVFTYIFKLCENSEEIIKKVFVNPEQVMAKFVLNIYQLKIAEYIAKNLDGATDSYAYLCNLYDLYLKTNQLSSELSVFNFGTDSNYLEKLTSNIFNKYVDNYINLELKCLRERNSANLQKYYESKHHQKKPLQSGGFQDLRRDIQAVIGTRTNINIVQIENYGGETFLSEELAITILQDTKNAFQRCELLSRAEDKANNASQILDKLMNSLLIEHVDYALELGLQSVPVVEGSRSPPTIYFFTVVHHANSIIHLVEKQFSDVVIPLISNTVKYDDCVGRRKFILEDIEKKINIGLERSLNAITTWVKLYLQTEQKKSDFKPETDDFDTVASPACKQVSQYITGVIKEISGNLDGVRVNQVLQDLGLKLYKIVYDHMLQFQYNTAGAMVAICDLNEYRSFTKPLGPVTAEQFETLHALCNLLLVKPENLQQVCSEDSLVKLDKSILYNFIQLRSDFKSQKQNFFKA